The DNA region CTTCTTCATCCGCAACATTCCCGTTTACGGCGACGCCATCCTTGCCCCTATGTCGGGCTACTCGGATTTGCCGTTCCGTTCGATCTGCCGCGAACTTGGCTCAGCCATGAGCTACACCGAGTTCGTGCCCGCGCCCGGACTCCTGGCCGGGGCCGAGGCCGTATTCCGCCGCCTCATCTTCACACCCGCCGAGCGCCCCATCACCTTCCAAATCTTTGGCGCGAACGAAGACGACCTGGCCGAAGCCGCCAGGCGGATTGAACAGTTGGAGCCAGACATCATTGACGTGAACATGGGTTGTTGGGCCGACACGGTCGCCGGGCACGGCGCAGGAGCGGGCCTGCTCTGCGAGCCGGCCAGGATTGGCCGCATCTTTGCAAAACTAACTCGGTCAGTCAGCGTTCCCGTCACCGGCAAAATCCGCCTCGGCTGGGACGACGCCTCGCGCAACTATCTCGAAGTGGCAAAGGTTCTCGAAGACAGCGGCGCATCACTCATCGCCGTGCATGGCCGCACGAAAGCTCAAGCCTACAAAGGCAACGCCGACTGGGACGCCATTGCCGAAGTGAAAGCGGCGGCGAAAGTGCCGGTGATCGGCAGTGGCGACGTGAAATGCCCTGCCGACATCGAGCGCATGAAACGGCACACCGGCGTGGACGCAGTGATGATCGGTCGGGCCGCCATCGGCAACCCGTGGGTCTTCGCCCGCCGCGAGCGCCGCGACGTGCCGTTCGGCGAAGTGGCGGCCATGATCCGCAAGCACCTCGCCCTCTCGCTCGAATTCTACGGCCCGCAGGAAGGCTTTATGCTCTTCCGCCGCCACGCCCACAAATACATCTTCGCCATTCCCATGGCCGATTCTCTGCGCAACTTTCTGTCCAACGCCAAGACGCCGGAGAGCGTGCTGGAGGCGATTAAGATGTATGAAACCAGTCTGATAGTAGCATAGACCTTATCGGAAATAAGATCACAGCCCGCGTCCTCGCGGGCGGCCAACCGCGAGGACGCGGTTGGGAAGCGTCATAATGTTATTCCCGATAAGGTTTAATGCGTAAAACGTAATTGCCTTGAACAATTCGTCTCGTTTCTCCCTCTTCGCCGTCACTCCACCCGGCCTCGAAGACCTCACCCGCGCCGAACTGTTCGCCCTCGGCGTCAACCACCCGCGCGCCGTGCCGGGCGGCGTGGAGTTTGAAGGCTTCCTCAGCCATCTCTACAAAATCAATTTGTGGTCGCGCACGACTAGCCGGGTGCTGGTGCGGCTCGGCGAATTTCAAGCCGTTGCCTTCGACGAACTGCGCCGCAAAGCCGCCGGCCTGCCGTGGGAGAATTTTCTCCTCCCCGGCCAGCCCGTCAGCGTCCGCGCCACTTGCCACAAATCCAAACTCTATCACTCCGATGCCGTCGCCGAGCGAGTCGCGCTGGCGATTGAGGATCGTTTCGGTCAAAAAGATTCACCGCAAAGACGCCAAGAGCGCAAAGAAGAGAAAGAAAACTTGGCGTCCTTCGCGCCTTCGCGGTTAAATTCAGAAGTGATCGTCAGGATTGATCACGATCACTGCATCGTCAGCCTCAACAGTTCCGGCGCGCACCTGCACCAGCGCGGCTACCGCCTGCAAACGGCCAAAGCACCCCTGCGCGAAACGCTGGCCGCCGCGCTCCTGCTTCACGCCAACTACAACCCGGCCCAACCCTTGCTCGATCCCTTTTGCGGCTCCGGCACATTCGCCATCGAAGCGGCGCTCATGGCCCGCAACGTCGCCCCCGGCCTCAACCGCCGCTTTGCCTTCATTGATTGGCTGAACTTCGACACCCAGGAATGGGGCGAACAGTTGAGAAACGCGCGCGCGGCGATCAACGACTCAGCGCCAATCATCATCGCCTCAGATCGAGACGAAGGCGCGATTGCCGCCGCCCAAGCCAACGCGAAAAGAGCCGGTGCCGCCGACTCTATTCAGTTCAGCGTCCGCCCTATCTCGGCCATCGAACCGCCGCCCGCCCCCGGCCTGCTGATCAGCAACCTGCCCTACGGCGAACGAGTCGGAAGCGATGTGAGAAGTTTGTACGCGCAGTTTGGGAAGGTGATAAAAGAAAAATGCCCGGGCTGGCGAGTCGGCGTTCTGGCTGGAAGCACGGCGCTGGCAAAACAAACGCGGCTCGCTTTTGGCGAGCCGCTGATGATTGAAAACGGCGGTCTGCGCGTGCCGTTCGTCCTTAGCTCCCCTCTCCCGTGATGCGTTTGCGAAGCACATCATGGGGGAGGGGCCGGGGGTGGGGGCGGTTAGGCGGCTTCACTCGCCACCTGCGCCTCTTTGATCGCTCGTGGGACGTTCACCGTCACCAAAATCCCCAGCCCCACCACGAACAACACGATAAGCGACAGGATGCCGGTGCGGAAACTCCGGGTGATGTCGTTAACGCGGGCAAAGATAAACGGCCCCATCCACGACGTGCCGCGCTCGCTGACTTCGTAGAACGAGAAGAACTCGGCCTCGCGTCCCTTCGGGATCATCTGCGAGAAAATACTCCGACTGAGGGC from Chloroflexota bacterium includes:
- the dusB gene encoding tRNA dihydrouridine synthase DusB, with product MPPTFFIRNIPVYGDAILAPMSGYSDLPFRSICRELGSAMSYTEFVPAPGLLAGAEAVFRRLIFTPAERPITFQIFGANEDDLAEAARRIEQLEPDIIDVNMGCWADTVAGHGAGAGLLCEPARIGRIFAKLTRSVSVPVTGKIRLGWDDASRNYLEVAKVLEDSGASLIAVHGRTKAQAYKGNADWDAIAEVKAAAKVPVIGSGDVKCPADIERMKRHTGVDAVMIGRAAIGNPWVFARRERRDVPFGEVAAMIRKHLALSLEFYGPQEGFMLFRRHAHKYIFAIPMADSLRNFLSNAKTPESVLEAIKMYETSLIVA
- a CDS encoding class I SAM-dependent RNA methyltransferase; this encodes MNNSSRFSLFAVTPPGLEDLTRAELFALGVNHPRAVPGGVEFEGFLSHLYKINLWSRTTSRVLVRLGEFQAVAFDELRRKAAGLPWENFLLPGQPVSVRATCHKSKLYHSDAVAERVALAIEDRFGQKDSPQRRQERKEEKENLASFAPSRLNSEVIVRIDHDHCIVSLNSSGAHLHQRGYRLQTAKAPLRETLAAALLLHANYNPAQPLLDPFCGSGTFAIEAALMARNVAPGLNRRFAFIDWLNFDTQEWGEQLRNARAAINDSAPIIIASDRDEGAIAAAQANAKRAGAADSIQFSVRPISAIEPPPAPGLLISNLPYGERVGSDVRSLYAQFGKVIKEKCPGWRVGVLAGSTALAKQTRLAFGEPLMIENGGLRVPFVLSSPLP